One Actinomycetes bacterium DNA window includes the following coding sequences:
- a CDS encoding PLD nuclease N-terminal domain-containing protein, protein MKLVLFLAAAGFMLWSLIDLAQTPSAEVRTLPKAVWAVAIVLVPVLGSFGWLVLGTGTDREDPGPGRGGRPRPLAPDDDPDFLRRLDEQRREHPDGAG, encoded by the coding sequence GTGAAGCTGGTGCTGTTCCTCGCCGCCGCCGGGTTCATGCTCTGGTCACTCATCGACCTCGCACAGACGCCCTCCGCAGAGGTCCGCACGCTGCCCAAGGCGGTGTGGGCCGTGGCCATCGTGCTGGTCCCCGTGCTCGGCTCCTTCGGCTGGCTGGTCCTCGGCACGGGGACCGACCGCGAGGACCCGGGACCGGGCCGCGGTGGGCGGCCCCGACCGTTGGCCCCTGACGACGACCCTGACTTCCTGCGCCGCCTCGACGAGCAGCGCCGCGAGCACCCCGACGGCGCCGGCTGA
- the ccsB gene encoding c-type cytochrome biogenesis protein CcsB, with protein sequence MATLTLALLAFSAELAFGDRGRVARTSRLTVHRVPVAAAVGAGAAPVDVDTPDVAEPSEVDLPESTRSAKFGGIGFALTVLSFVLLLAAVVFRGLAAGRAPWGNMYEFSLASALVVTGAYVIAVWRRPVLRLLGVFIVVPVLLTLGLAVTVLYVDAGPLVPALKSYWLVIHVAAAIISGGIFTLGGAVTVLYLLQERWERRGISNSLSRRLPESEQLDRTAYRLFAFVFPLWTFAIVAGAIWAENAWGRYWGWDPKETWALVTWVVFAGYLHARATAGWKGRRAAMIALLGLSAFLFNYFGVNIFFTGLHSYGGLPNK encoded by the coding sequence ATGGCGACGTTGACGCTGGCGCTGCTCGCGTTCTCCGCCGAGCTGGCCTTCGGCGACCGCGGCCGGGTGGCCAGGACGTCTAGGCTCACGGTGCACCGGGTCCCGGTCGCGGCGGCGGTCGGCGCCGGCGCCGCTCCCGTCGACGTCGACACGCCGGACGTGGCCGAGCCGTCGGAGGTGGACCTGCCGGAGTCCACCCGGTCGGCCAAGTTCGGCGGGATCGGCTTCGCGCTCACGGTGCTGTCGTTCGTCCTGCTGCTGGCGGCCGTGGTGTTCCGCGGGCTGGCCGCCGGCCGGGCGCCCTGGGGCAACATGTACGAGTTCTCGCTGGCGTCCGCGCTGGTGGTGACCGGTGCGTACGTCATCGCGGTGTGGCGGCGCCCGGTGCTCCGGCTGCTCGGGGTGTTCATCGTGGTCCCGGTGCTGCTCACGCTCGGGCTCGCGGTCACGGTGCTCTACGTGGACGCCGGTCCGCTGGTTCCCGCGCTCAAGTCGTACTGGCTGGTCATCCACGTGGCCGCCGCGATCATCTCGGGCGGGATCTTTACCCTCGGTGGCGCGGTGACGGTGCTGTACCTGCTGCAGGAGCGGTGGGAGCGGCGCGGCATCTCCAACTCGCTGTCCCGCCGGCTGCCCGAGTCGGAGCAGCTGGATCGCACGGCCTACCGGCTGTTCGCGTTCGTGTTCCCGCTGTGGACGTTCGCGATCGTGGCCGGGGCGATCTGGGCCGAGAACGCGTGGGGCCGGTACTGGGGCTGGGACCCCAAGGAGACCTGGGCGTTGGTCACCTGGGTGGTCTTCGCGGGCTACCTGCACGCGCGGGCCACGGCCGGCTGGAAGGGCCGCCGGGCGGCCATGATCGCGCTGCTGGGGCTGTCCGCGTTCCTCTTCAACTACTTCGGGGTGAACATCTTCTTCACCGGCCTGCACTCCTACGGCGGGCTGCCGAACAAGTAG
- a CDS encoding Lrp/AsnC family transcriptional regulator: MDATDRALVAALQADGRASWAELGRQVGLSAPSVQERVRRLESTGVITGYHASVDAAALGLGMVALVGIHQTDSADQEDVAVQLELVPEVEDCWLVAGEETFVVKVRVADVDALDRALRALRRVPGVARTRTTVVISTRWQGRPLPGSAAPPASGTMDG, encoded by the coding sequence ATCGATGCGACCGACCGGGCGCTGGTGGCCGCCCTGCAGGCCGATGGCCGGGCCAGCTGGGCCGAGCTCGGCCGTCAGGTCGGGCTGTCCGCTCCGAGCGTGCAGGAGCGGGTGCGTCGGCTGGAGTCCACCGGGGTGATCACCGGGTACCACGCGTCGGTCGACGCGGCGGCCCTGGGGCTCGGCATGGTCGCGCTCGTCGGCATCCACCAGACCGACTCGGCCGACCAGGAGGACGTGGCCGTCCAGCTCGAGCTGGTGCCCGAGGTGGAGGACTGCTGGCTGGTGGCCGGCGAGGAGACCTTCGTGGTCAAGGTCCGGGTGGCCGACGTCGACGCGCTGGATCGGGCACTGCGGGCACTGCGCAGGGTGCCGGGTGTGGCCAGGACCCGCACCACGGTGGTGATCTCCACCCGCTGGCAGGGCCGGCCGCTGCCCGGGTCGGCGGCGCCGCCGGCGTCGGGGACAATGGACGGGTGA
- a CDS encoding DUF4229 domain-containing protein, whose protein sequence is MRPSPVLIYSTSRILLFVATTGVFWLVGFRGLLLLALALLVSGLLSFVLLSGQRDAMSAAVVETGGRLKRRLDDRTTAEDAADDARRAEHPSESSPDEPTGT, encoded by the coding sequence GTGAGACCCAGCCCCGTCCTGATCTACTCGACCTCCCGGATCCTGCTGTTCGTGGCCACGACCGGGGTGTTCTGGTTGGTCGGCTTCCGTGGGCTGCTGCTGCTCGCGCTCGCGCTGCTGGTCTCCGGGCTGCTCAGCTTCGTGCTGCTGTCCGGGCAGCGGGACGCCATGTCGGCCGCCGTGGTCGAGACCGGTGGCCGGCTCAAGCGCAGGCTGGACGATCGGACGACGGCCGAGGACGCCGCCGACGACGCACGGCGGGCCGAGCACCCCTCCGAGAGCTCTCCGGACGAGCCCACCGGGACGTAG